A region of Lycium barbarum isolate Lr01 chromosome 3, ASM1917538v2, whole genome shotgun sequence DNA encodes the following proteins:
- the LOC132634350 gene encoding mitochondrial arginine transporter BAC2, protein MDSWLEFLASSWGKEFVAGGFGGIAGLVSGYPLDSIRVRQQNSKSGSAFNVFRHVVATEGLLSLYRGMAAPLASVTFQNAMVFQIYAMLSRTFDKNNPASDPPSYKGVALGGTAAGAIQSLIISPVELVKIQLQLQSKTKQCSNQTTSLNGPIDVTRRIFRQEGWIGIFRGLTVTVLRDAHSHGLYFWVYEYTKEKLHPGCRKNGQESFQTMLAAGGLAGAVSWISCYPLDVVKTRLQAQSQSKSAKYRGIVDCFRRSVREEGHGVLWRGVGITVGRAFLVNGAIFTAYETALRLLCSHNDNDR, encoded by the exons ATGGATTCTTGGCTAGAATTTCTTGCGAGTAGTTGGGGTAAGGAATTTGTGGCTGGTGGATTTGGAGGAATAGCTGGTCTTGTTTCTGGTTATCCACTCGACAGCATTAGAGTTCGCCAGCAAAATTCTAAGAGTGGCTCTGCTTTCAACGTTTTCCGGCATGTAGTCGCCACGGAAGGTCTCTTGTCTCTCTACAGGGGCATGGCTGCACCTCTAGCCTCCGTCACCTTTCAG AATGCCATGGTATTTCAGATCTATGCAATGCTATCGCGAACATTTGACAAAAATAACCCAGCAAGCGACCCACCCTCATATAAAGGAGTAGCTTTGGGTGGCACTGCAGCAGGAGCAATTCAGAGCCTAATTATCAGCCCTGTagaattagtgaaaatccaacTTCAATTGCAAAGCAAAACCAAGCAATGCAGCAATCAAACAACTAGTCTCAATGGTCCAATTGATGTCACAAGAAGAATATTCAGACAGGAAGGTTGGATAGGAATCTTTCGTGGACTGACCGTTACTGTTCTCAGAGATGCACACTCTCACGGTCTATATTTCTGGGTATACGAATACACTAAGGAGAAACTTCACCCTGGTTGTCGCAAGAACGGTCAAGAGAGCTTCCAAACAATGCTCGCAGCGGGTGGTCTTGCAGGAGCTGTTAGCTGGATAAGCTGTTATCCCTTAGATGTTGTTAAGACAAGACTCCAAGCTCAATCACAGTCTAAATCTGCAAAATATCGCGGTATTGTTGATTGTTTCAGGCGAAGTGTGAGAGAAGAGGGACACGGTGTGCTCTGGCGAGGTGTGGGAATTACAGTTGGCAGAGCATTTCTAGTGAATGGGGCTATATTCACTGCCTATGAAACTGCCCTGAGGCTCCTTTGCAGTCACAATGACAATGATCGATGA
- the LOC132633334 gene encoding uncharacterized protein LOC132633334, whose translation MLDAWLKSKFFAKSKSTIRHTKTRIEMVKRKRNAMLKYLKNDVAELLKTGLDINAYSRAEGLLVELNLSRCYDLLEQYCEHISNNLSVMYKQKDCPEECREAVASLIFAAARFADVPELRELRSVFTDRYGNFVECYVSKEFLQNLKSVPPTKEMKLQLMKDIASESGIEWNSKALEQKLFNPLVPEQEWTKSRNDQKHNLHNKMDEPAQKKESEVAKLNSEKARQLTTKDKLEHNSFGRKVVPDDEHSSPRRRRERSYRRERDILSRKSDDSPPVKDIEVDRTVIERPQTKPEIEIVPDEESDEKKPFNYRSILPPYIRSRVSLTKNTSDASPTSSTANAANDEENFKDNISEKAKDKPRSARTSHTKVTVVDDKEQKDEEEKLMDRQLMHLSRKKFQRSVNKPKETAVDSTSEVSRRRSMGNRATSLPVELEQTSPRELSKGHHRANSFQPDMLGSNRHVHPKLPDYDDFVARLASLREQSRE comes from the exons ATGTTAGATGCATGGCTCAAAAGCAAATTCTTCGCCAAAAG TAAGTCCACAATAAGGCACACAAAGACTCGAATCGAGATGGTAAAAAGGAAGAGGAATGCAATGTTAAAGTATTTGAAGAATGATGTAGCTGAGCTGCTTAAAACTGGTTTGGATATTAACGCTTATAGCAGg GCTGAAGGACTTCTGGTTGAGCTCAATCTCTCTAGATGTTATGATCTCTTGGAGCAATATTGTGAGCACATCTCAAATAATCTCTCAGTGATGTACAAACAGAA GGACTGCCCTGAGGAATGCAGAGAAGCTGTGGCATCTTTGATTTTTGCAGCAGCAAGATTCGCGGACGTGCCAGAATTACGCGAACTAAGAAGTGTATTTACTGATAGATATGGAAACTTTGTTGAATGTTATGTCAGTAAAGAG TTTCTCCAGAACTTAAAGTCAGTGCCACCGACAAAGGAGATGAAGCTTCAGTTGATGAAAGATATAGCATCAGAATCTGGTATAGAATGGAATTCAAAGGCTTTGGAGCAGAAGCTATTCAATCCACTAGTGCCAGAACAA GAATGGACCAAGAGTCGGAATGATCAGAAGCACAATCTACACAATAAGATGGATGAACCAGCTCAGAAGAAAGAATCTGAGGTTGCAAAGTTGAATAGTGAGAAAGCGAGGCAACTTACAACTAAGGATAAATTGGAGCATAATTCATTTGGCAGAAAGGTAGTGCCGGATGATGAACATAGCTCGCCAAGGAGGAGGAGGGAGAGAAGTTACAGAAGGGAAAGAGATATCCTTAGCAGAAAATCAGACGACTCGCCTCCAGTCAAAGATATTGAAGTGGATAGAACAGTCATTGAAAGGCCACAAACTAAACCAGAGATTGAGATTGTTCCTGACGAAGAATCTGATGAGAAGAAGCCATTCAATTATAGGTCAATTCTCCCCCCTTATATCAGATCAAGAGTGAGCTTAACAAAAAACACTTCAGATGCCTCTCCCACTAGTTCCACCGCTAACGCGGCCAATGATGAAGAAAATTTCAAGGATAATATATCTGAAAAAGCCAAGGACAAGCCAAGATCAGCTAGGACTAGCCACACAAAAGTCACAGTTGTCGATGATAAGGAACAAAAGGATGAAGAGGAAAAACTGATGGATAGGCAATTGATGCACCTCAGCAGGAAAAAGTTCCAAAGATCAGTTAACAAACCTAAAGAAACTGCAGTTGACAGTACTAGTGAAGTGTCAAGGCGGAGAAGTATGGGCAACAGGGCGACATCCCTTCCAGTAGAACTGGAACAAACTAGTCCAAGGGAACTAAGTAAAGGGCACCATCGAGCAAATTCATTTCAACCTGATATGTTGGGTTCAAATAGGCATGTCCATCCTAAGCTACCAGACTACGATGACTTTGTGGCTCGACTGGCGTCTCTTAGAGAGCAATCAAGAGAATAG